In a genomic window of Lycium ferocissimum isolate CSIRO_LF1 chromosome 9, AGI_CSIRO_Lferr_CH_V1, whole genome shotgun sequence:
- the LOC132029291 gene encoding peroxidase 27-like, with product MATLKKFLSIFIIYIALMLGLVNSQGLEIGYYKKTCPNVEAIVRKAVAGSVSRDTTLAAPLLRMHFHDCFVRGCDGSVLLNSTKSNQAEKDAIANLSLRGFQVIDAAKSALEKQCPGTVSCADIVALAARDAVSLINGPTWKVQLGRRDGRVSIMSEATTKLPTPFDNFTTLRTTFGGLGLSVKDLVVLSGGHTIGVSHCFSFSGRLYNFTGKGDMDPNMDKNYIAQLKTKCKPNDVTTTVQMDPGSSTKFDTDYYTLVSKRRGLFVSDATLLTDKQTRAYVLGQLNSGSTFFKDFGVSMVNMGKIGVLTGKSGEIRKQCAFIN from the exons atggcaACTTTAAAGAAGTTTCTTTCAATTTTCATAATCTATATTGCACTTATGTTGGGGCTTGTTAATTCACAAGGCCTTGAAATAGGATACTATAAGAAAACATGTCCAAATGTAGAGGCAATTGTGAGAAAGGCTGTTGCTGGCTCCGTTTCTCGTGATACTACTCTCGCTGCTCCATTGTTGAGAATGCACTTTCATGATTGTTTTGTTAGG ggATGTGATGGTTCAGTGTTACTTAATTCCACTAAAAGTAATCAAGCTGAGAAAGATGCAATTGCTAACCTAAGCTTGAGAGGATTCCAAGTGATTGATGCTGCAAAATCTGCTCTAGAAAAACAATGTCCTGGCACTGTGTCTTGTGCTGATATTGTAGCCTTAGCAGCTCGTGATGCTGTGTCACTG ATTAATGGACCAACATGGAAAGTACAACTGGGAAGAAGAGATGGGAGAGTCTCAATTATGTCAGAAGCCACAACAAAATTGCCAACTCCTTTTGATAACTTCACTACTCTGAGAACAACATTTGGTGGATTGGGCCTAAGTGTAAAAGATCTTGTTGTTCTATCag GTGGACATACTATTGGGGTATCACATTGCTTTTCCTTCAGTGGCCGTTTGTACAATTTTACTGGTAAAGGTGACATGGACCCAAACATGGACAAAAACTACATAGCCCAATTGAAGACCAAATGTAAGCCTAATGATGTTACCACTACAGTTCAAATGGACCCTGGAAGTTCCACAAAATTTGACACAGATTATTACACTTTGGTTAGCAAAAGAAGAGGGTTGTTTGTATCTGATGCGACACTTCTTACAGATAAACAAACAAGAGCTTATGTTTTGGGCCAATTAAATTCTGGATCAACTTTTTTTAAGGATTTTGGGGTGTCAATGGTGAATATGGGCAAAATTGGAGTCCTTACTGGGAAATCGGGTGAAATTAGAAAACAATGTGCGTTCATAAACTAA
- the LOC132031979 gene encoding protein argonaute 4A-like: MHKKFAYLGNEDLGYRGFHSSYYFTQKGPSLNMDASTRVIAKQQKVMDFIIANAGEDHASTDWVKAKRMLKGLRIKTVTVRIFVGGVSLRKNYFKIV, translated from the exons ATGCACAAAAAGTTTGCCTATCTTGGTAATGAAGATTTAGGATACCGGGGTTTTCATTCAAGTTACTATTTCACTCAGAAAGGCCCTTCATTGAACATGG ATGCATCAACCCGTGTCATTGCGAAGCAACAAAAAGTTATGGACTTCATTATTGCAAATGCTGGTGAAGATCATGCCAGTACTGATTGGGTCAAG GCTAAGAGGATGCTCAAGGGTCTGAGGATCAAGACTGTGACGGTTCGTATTTTTGTGGGCGGGGTTAGCCTTCGGAAAAACTACTTCAAAATC GTTTAA